In a single window of the Fusarium falciforme chromosome 3, complete sequence genome:
- a CDS encoding Zn(2)-C6 fungal-type domain-containing protein — protein MRPMPIIRSRTGCFTCRRRKKKCDEKKPVCSGCKRNKLECHWPEPTNSNNNNSSSSSSQPRTSKASASVAPDSASVGIHRPVQVQTERRSFSQPLQHRRHQTELESDHEPEPERDPEDQPTIVVSASSHPGLLQNGPGPPDDTSPTSDDAHMIDAEADDEAEDQGQPSPSASTTTSSASSSDSPTTILPAARYDRDVTNALALAVASAGPSDAGFTMNGGIPMPMSMLPQQGHHSYELLSYYLARTANSMGNGSTDVNPFIAKLIPLAFSKPLVLQLILAQSAAHRQASAESLPTDEVAQRYYTDSLRMFRNVVDEYVSGNAENALVLTVGSLIMCLTEVAKGDIHGTIFDHLTASKSLVSTLLTGGQTEPYGDLPDFLIEYYMHMAATSMISIDPQYNSQSLLSPDIEFRARELVTRKYVGQLCGCWLELLILISQIFHLGQSMLAVVDGQTVPPSPDSIVNFAFLQSQVMGFFPDPSVSPYSRLAGLVWKQAVLLYLWSVLGTPQPQANNSVHKALMDSAVAEAITLLDQFPASERINTSLCWPLAVIGCCTSDPIVQQVLRDRLQTMLDTIGLGNMRQTLVLLEHIWREPLEQVSPWTLCRAMREHQIWISFA, from the exons ATGCGGCCCATGCCCATCATCCGGAGCAGGACGGGCTGCTTCACTTGCCGTCGTCGCAAGAAGAAGTgcgatgagaagaagcccgtGTGCAGCGGCTGCAAGCGCAACAAGCTCGAGTGTCACTGGCCCGAGCCGACTAACAgtaacaacaacaactcctcttcatcatcgtctcaGCCGCGGACTAGCAAGGCCAGCGCCTCGGTCGCCCCGGACTCGGCGTCGGTGGGTATCCATCGCCCAGTTCAGGTTCAGACTGAGCGCCGGTCCTTCTCGCAGCCTCTCCAGCATCGCCGGCATCAGACCGAGCTTGAATCGGACCATGAGCCGGAGCCCGAGCGGGACCCGGAGGACCAGCCGACGATTGTCGTCTCCGCCTCATCACATCCCGGCTTGCTCCAGAACGGGCCTGGTCCCCCTGACGACACCTCCCCGACGTCTGATGATGCACACATGATTGATGCCGAGGCTGATGACGAGGCTGAGGATCAAGGTCAACCTTCGCCATCCGCATCAACCACAACATCGTCAGCTAGCTCGTCAGACTCACCAACCACTATACTTCCTGCTGCCAGGTATGATCGAGATGTCACCAACGCTCTCGCCCTGGCCGTCGCTTCAGCCGGGCCATCAGATGCAGGCTTCACCATGAACGGCGGCATCCCCATGCCAATGTCGATGCTGCCTCAGCAAGGCCATCATTCCTACGAGCTTCTCAGCTACTACCTAGCACGGACAGCCAACAGCATGGGCAACGGCTCAACAGACGTCAACCCCTTTATCGCCAAGCTCATCCCGCTGGCCTTTTCCAAACCTCTAGTTCTACAGCTTATCCTCGCTCAGAGTGCTGCTCATCGTCAGGCGTCGGCTGAATCGCTGCCAACTGATGAGGTCGCCCAGAGATACTACACGGACTCGTTGCGCATGTTTAGGAATGTCGTCGATGAATACGTCTCTGGGAATGCTGAGAACGCTCTCGTCTTGACTGTCGGGAGTCTCATCATGTGCTTGACCGAG GTCGCCAAAGGAGACATTCACGGAACCATCTTTGACCATCTTACAGCCTCCAAGTCATTAGTGAGCACGCTACTCACTGGAGGCCAAACTGAACCGTACGGCGACTTGCCGGATTTTCTTATCGAGTACTACATGCACATGGCGGCCACCAGCATGATCTCCATTGATCCCCAGTACAACTCGCAATCACTACTAAGTCCGGACATTGAGTTTCGAGCCAGAGAGCTCGTCACTCGGAAATATGTCGGTCAGCTATGCGGGTGCTGGCTGGAACtactcatcctcatctcccaAATCTTCCATCTCGGACAGAGCATGCTGGCAGTCGTAGATGGACAAACAGTTCCCCCAAGCCCCGACAGTATCGTCAACTTTGCCTTTCTCCAATCACAGGTCATGGGTTTCTTCCCTGATCCTTCAGTCAGTCCCTACTCGCGACTCGCCGGCCTGGTATGGAAGCAGGCCGTCCTCCTCTACCTCTGGTCAGTGCTGGGCACACCTCAGCCACAAGCCAACAACAGTGTCCACAAGGCTTTGATGGATTCTGCTGTGGCAGAGGCAATCACATTACTTGACCAGTTTCCCGCTAGCGAGAGAATAAACACGAGTCTCTGCTGGCCCCTTGCCGTCATCGGCTGCTGCACGTCAGACCCGATTGTGCAGCAGGTTCTAAGGGACCGATTACAGACCATGCTTGACACTATCGGGCTGGGGAACATGAGGCAAACTCTAGTGCTGCTTGAGCATATCTGGCGGGAGCCGTTGGAGCAGGTCAGCCCTTGGACCTTGTGCAGGGCGATGCGGGAGCACCAGATCTGGATATCATTTGCGTGA
- a CDS encoding Glycine cleavage system H protein — translation MSGFIARQAWATASRVRSSALRAPQTAFACKAASIAPRRCFSVSLNLLKRRYTESHEWVDLADDGKTCTIGISNYAAEALGDVVYVELPATGDETTEGESFGTVESVKSASDIVAPVSGSVVEVNEPLNDSPADLGKDPEGEGWLIKVEAEDVSALEGLMDEAAYAEHTKDH, via the exons ATGTCGGGATTCATCGCTAGACAAGCTTGGGCTACCGCCTCTCGAGTGAGGTCTTCTGCTCTTCGAGCACCTCAGACTGCCTTTGCTTGCAAGGCTGCCAGCATTGCTCCTCGACGATGCTTTTCAGTCTCTCTCAACC TCCTCAAGAGGCGATACACTGAGAGCCACGAGTGGGTTGACCTGGCTGATGACGGCAAGACCT GCACAATTGGCATCTCCAACTACGCCGCTGAAGCTCTCGGCGACGTCGTCTACGTTGAGCTCCCCGCCACAGGCGACGAGACAACCGAGGGCGAGTCCTTCGGCACCGTCGAGTCTGTCAAGTCTGCGTCCGACATTGTGGCCCCCGTTTCTGGCTCTGTCGTCGAGGTCAACGAGCCTCTGAACGACTCCCCCGCGGACCTTGGAAAGGACCCCGAGGGTGAGGGATGGCTCATCAaggttgaggctgaggacGTTTCTGCGCTGGAGGGATTGATGGATGAGGCTGCTTACGCTGAGCACACCAAGGATCACTAA
- a CDS encoding GATase domain-containing protein, with protein MTRNFRLAVLECDTPFPSVNASRGSYGDIFRDLLLKGLDGLGEKGSDVSLDLSKWDVVTAQEYPNVDDVDGFLLTGSKFTAFHDDPWILKLVDFVSKVYTTTKKPIVGICFGHQIIGRALGANVGLSPGGWEICVDRINLNETGQKLLGVSSLGLHQMHRDAVLDVPKGLVSLGSSPRCEVQGLYEPGRVISFQAHPEFDDFIMSEIMEARYEQKIFDKDMYEEGITRARAAHDGVLVSSKIWEFLL; from the exons ATGACGCGCAACTTTCGACTTGCTGTGTTGGAGTGTGATACTCCCTTTCCCTCTGTCAACGCTTCGCGTGGCTCGTATGGGGACATCTTTCGggaccttcttctcaagggcCTCGACGGCCTGGGTGAGAAGGGAAGCGACGTGAGCCTTGATCTGAGCAAATGGGATGTTGTCACGGCGCAGGAGTATCCCAACGTCGATGATGTGGATGGCTTCTTGTTGACTGGAAGCA AGTTCACTGCTTTCCACGATGATCCTTGGATTTTGAAGTTGGTCGACTTTGTCAGCAAGGTGTACACAACCACCAAGAAGCCTATTGTTGGTATCTGCTTTGGTCATCAGATTATCGGCCGGGCGCTGGGTGCAAACGTCGGACTAAGCCCGGGAGGATGGGAGATTTGCGTTGACAGGATCAACCTCAACGAGACCGGACAGAAACTGCTGGGCGTTTCGTCACTC GGCCTGCATCAGATGCACCGAGACGCCGTCCTGGACGTTCCAAAGGGCCTCGTCAGCCTAGGCAGCAGCCCTCGATGTGAGGTCCAAGGCCTCTACGAGCCAGGTCGCGTCATTTCCTTCCAGGCACACCCCGAGTTTGATGACTTTATCATGTCGGAGATTATGGAGGCGAGATATGAGCAAAAGATCTTTGACAAGGACATGTACGAGGAGGGCATCACGAGAGCTCGGGCGGCGCACGACGGAGTGCTTGTGTCTTCCAAGATTTGGGAGTTTTTGCTGTGA
- a CDS encoding Serine hydroxymethyltransferase — protein MINMRALRQTGQCLRGKPSLASRVSTRTFASQTDLLGATLQNGDPEIHAILKREETRQNHFINLIPSENFTSRSVLDALGSVMQNKYSEGYPGARYYGGNEHIDEAERLCQKRALEAFRLDPEQWGVNVQPLSGSPANLYAYSALLNTHERIMGLDLPHGGHLSHGYQLPHKKISMVSKYFETFPYRLDEETGLIDYDKLRDNAILYRPKIIIAGTSAYSRLIDYERMRAIADEVGAYLLSDMAHISGLVAAGVIPSPFDKSDVVTTTTHKSLRGPRGAMIFFRKGVRSTDKKGNKILYDLEGPINASVFPGHQGGPHNHTITALAVALRQAKSPEFAEYQKTVLTNAQALSGQLSSLGYKLVSGGTDNHLVLVDLKSKGVDGARVERVLELVGVASNKNTVPGDRSALKPGGLRLGTPAMTTRGFTAEDFKRVADIVDRGVKITIAVDKDARAAAEAKGAKNPKTVKAFLEYLGDGSSVKEIGELRKEVEEWVGGFPQPWLQS, from the exons ATGATCAACATGAGGGCTCTTCGACAGACCGGCCAATGCCTTCGAGGCAAGCCTTCTCTGGCCAGCCGTGTCTCTACGAGAACTTTTGCTTCTCAGACAGAT CTCCTGGGTGCTACTCTTCAGAATGGCGACCCTGAGATCCACGCCATCTTGAAGCGC GAAGAGACGCGCCAAAACCActtcatcaacctcatcccTTCGGAGAACTTCACCTCGCGATCCGTCCTCGACGCTCTTGGCAGTGTCATGCAGAACAAGTACTCGGAGGGATACCCCGGTGCTCGATACTACGGCGGCAACGAGCACATTGACGAGGCCGAGCGTCTGTGCCAGAAGAGAGCCCTCGAGGCTTTCCGTCTTGATCCTGAGCAGTGGGGTGTCAATGTTCAGC CTCTTTCTGGCTCTCCTGCCAACCTTTACGCTTACTCTGCCCTCCTCAACACCCATGAGCGCATCATGGGTCTCGACCTTCCTCATGGCGGCCATCTCTCCCACGGTTACCAGCTGCCTCACAAGAAGATCTCGATGGTGTCCAAGTACTTCGAGACCTTTCCCTACCGCCTGGACGAGGAGACCGGCTTGATCGACTATGACAAGCTCCGCGACAACGCCATCCTCTACCGACCCaagatcatcatcgccggAACCTCTGCCTACTCTCGCCTTATCGACTACGAGCGCATGCGTGCCATCGCCGACGAGGTTGGCGCATATCTTTTGTCTGACATGGCTCACATCTCTGGCCTTGTCGCTGCTGGTGTGATTCCCTCGCCTTTCGACAAGTCAGATGTTGTGACGACTACTACCCATAAGTCCCttcgaggtcctcgaggtgCCATGATCTTCTTCCGCAAGGGTGTGCGAAGCACCGATAAGAAGGGCAACAAGATCCTGTATGACCTTGAGGGTCCTATCAACGCCTCTGTCTTCCCCGGCCACCAGGGCGGTCCTCACAACCACACCATCACTGCCCTCGCTGTCGCCCTCCGCCAGGCCAAGAGCCCCGAGTTTGCTGAGTACCAAAAGACAGTGCTCACAAACGCGCAAGCTCTCTCCGGTCAGCTGTCTAGCTTGGGCTACAAGCTTGTCTCTGGCGGCACCGACAACCACCTGGTGCTCGTCGACCTCAAGTCCAAGGGCGTCGACGGCGCCCGTGTCGAGCGTGTCCTCGAGCTCGTCGGTGTCGCGAGCAACAAGAACACAGTCCCCGGTGACCGCTCCGCCCTCAAGCCCGGCGGTCTCCGTCTTGGAACCCCCGCCATGACGACCCGCGGCTTCACTGCCGAGGACTTCAAGCGCGTGGCCGACATTGTCGACCGGGGCGTCAAGATCACCATCGCCGTGGACAAGGACGCCCGTGCGgctgccgaggccaagggtGCCAAGAACCCCAAGACCGTCAAGGCCTTCCTCGAGTACCTTGGTGATGGATCTTcggtcaaggagattggcGAGCTACGgaaggaggttgaggagtgGGTTGGCGGATTCCCCCAGCCTTGGCTTCAGTCGTGA